The following proteins are co-located in the Meriones unguiculatus strain TT.TT164.6M chromosome 4, Bangor_MerUng_6.1, whole genome shotgun sequence genome:
- the Nxnl1 gene encoding nucleoredoxin-like protein 1, with translation MVSLFSGRTLIRNNSDQDEVETEAELSRRLENRLVLLFFGAGACPRCQAFAPVLKDFFVRLTDEFYVLRAAQLALVYVSQDPTEEQQDLFLRDMPEKWLFLPFHDDLRRDLGRRFSVRRLPAVVVLKPGGDVLTSDATDEIQRLGPACFTNWQEAAELLDRSFLQPEDLDEPARRSITEPLRRRKYRVDRDAGRGRSGRGSGDPQRDPGAGAELW, from the exons ATGGTATCCCTCTTCTCTGGCCGCACCCTGATCAGGAACAACAGCGACCAGGATGAAGTGGAGACTGAGGCTGAGCTGAGCCGTCGGCTGGAGAATCGTCTGGTGCTCCTGTTCTTCGGTGCTGGGGCCTGTCCCCGGTGCCAGGCCTTTGCCCCAGTTCTCAAAGACTTCTTCGTGCGGCTCACTGATGAGTTCTACGTGCTGCGGGCGGCACAGCTGGCCCTGGTTTATGTGTCCCAGGACCCCACGGAGGAGCAACAGGATCTGTTCCTCAGGGACATGCCTGAGAAGTGGCTCTTCCTGCCGTTCCATGATGACCTGAGGAG GGACCTCGGCCGCCGGTTCTCAGTGCGTCGCCTGCCTGCGGTCGTGGTGCTCAAGCCGGGCGGGGACGTGCTGACCAGCGACGCGACGGACGAGATCCAGCGCCTGGGACCCGCCTGCTTTACCAACTGGCAGGAGGCGGCAGAGCTGCTGGACCGCAGCTTCCTGCAGCCCGAGGACCTGGACGAGCCCGCGCGGCGCAGCATTACCGAGCCTCTGCGCCGGCGCAAGTACCGCGTGGACCGGGATGCCGGCCGGGGACGCAGCGGCCGCGGCTCTGGGGACCCCCAGCGGGACCCGGGAGCAGGGGCGGAGCTCTGGTGA